Proteins from a genomic interval of Bdellovibrionales bacterium:
- a CDS encoding IS21 family transposase, producing MTQRRTSVAMQNQILELHTQGRSIRKIAQALKIARNTVRACIRDSGPPSSVPSVVGFAQSQPVPINWEFIATEFNKGVPLKILHKEHAIEVMTYMIFYHRFRRRFPKKPQVTIRLQHNPGEKSSSIFQMGFQSPDPRTQAKIKTQLFVGTLPWSSYTVGEFTFGQKQPEFFRAIENSFIKLGGTPKYAVVDNLKPGVTRAHIYDPDTNQSFIEFSNHHGFAVLPARPRRPKDKAAVEGAIGIIQKQFFNEVRDQIFYSIFDLNQRFQKYLNELNSAPMKDHDGISREDRFENERPLCKL from the coding sequence ATGACTCAACGGAGAACTTCAGTTGCCATGCAAAATCAAATTTTAGAACTTCACACTCAAGGCCGCAGCATCCGCAAGATTGCGCAGGCCCTTAAGATCGCCAGGAATACCGTCAGAGCTTGCATCAGAGACTCAGGTCCACCATCATCAGTCCCCTCGGTAGTGGGTTTCGCACAGAGCCAGCCTGTCCCAATCAACTGGGAATTTATCGCGACCGAGTTCAACAAAGGTGTCCCTCTTAAAATTCTTCACAAAGAACACGCCATCGAAGTCATGACCTATATGATTTTCTATCATCGTTTCAGACGGCGATTCCCAAAAAAACCGCAGGTGACAATCAGACTTCAACACAATCCCGGCGAAAAATCTTCTTCGATTTTTCAGATGGGATTTCAATCACCTGATCCAAGGACTCAAGCTAAGATTAAAACTCAACTCTTCGTCGGAACCTTGCCATGGAGTTCATACACCGTCGGTGAGTTTACCTTCGGACAAAAGCAACCTGAGTTCTTCAGAGCCATTGAAAACTCATTCATCAAACTCGGTGGCACCCCAAAGTACGCAGTCGTTGACAATCTTAAGCCCGGCGTCACAAGAGCCCATATCTATGATCCCGACACCAACCAGTCCTTCATTGAGTTCAGCAACCATCATGGATTTGCCGTCCTCCCAGCAAGGCCTCGACGGCCCAAAGATAAAGCCGCGGTGGAAGGCGCAATCGGCATTATACAAAAACAATTCTTCAACGAAGTCAGAGATCAAATCTTTTATTCAATATTTGATCTCAATCAAAGATTTCAAAAATATCTCAACGAACTCAACTCTGCACCCATGAAGGATCATGATGGAATTTCAAGAGAGGATAGATTCGAAAATGAAAGACCTCTTTGCAAACTGTAA
- a CDS encoding ISL3 family transposase: MDPNWLSTSKFILLPELKIKTHWQSDKFRTRYACEKESEFEVCPKCATKSFSVHDRRWVKVQDQPIRGVGIYLKILKRRFRCPGCKKVFTEPVQGIQKGYRTTHRYRRGLRWACENFIDLKHVQRAYGCSAGLVYKVYYEQLEIKLRERKNNPWPKTIGIDEHSFKRGFRRREFATVLVDYPNKKIFEVAHGKTADGLTNTFSHVQGRENVKNVVLDMSDPFKKFAKQNFPNALLVADHFHVVRLLNPVINKARTEITGDKRSNPIRRLLLFNGKRLEYFERKALYQWLEHYPKLKEIYHFKEALHALYRCRGYNRAKRSLTKVLDQMALSLLPEIKTLRKTLMKWKNEILNYFTTRITNGRTEGFNNLAKLLQKRAFGFRSFKNYRLRLLSL; the protein is encoded by the coding sequence ATGGACCCCAATTGGCTTTCTACTTCCAAATTTATACTTTTGCCAGAGCTTAAGATCAAAACCCACTGGCAGTCTGACAAGTTTAGAACTCGCTATGCTTGCGAAAAGGAATCTGAGTTTGAAGTTTGCCCAAAGTGTGCCACCAAATCCTTCTCCGTACACGATCGCAGATGGGTGAAGGTTCAAGACCAACCCATAAGAGGGGTCGGCATCTATTTGAAAATCTTGAAACGCCGCTTTAGATGTCCGGGTTGCAAAAAGGTCTTCACTGAACCCGTTCAGGGCATCCAAAAGGGATATAGAACCACCCACCGCTACCGGCGAGGCCTAAGATGGGCCTGCGAAAACTTTATCGATTTAAAACACGTTCAACGCGCTTATGGCTGCTCCGCTGGACTCGTCTACAAGGTTTACTACGAACAACTCGAAATCAAACTACGCGAACGAAAGAACAACCCATGGCCAAAAACCATCGGCATCGATGAACATTCCTTTAAAAGGGGATTTAGACGTCGCGAGTTCGCAACCGTACTCGTTGATTATCCAAATAAAAAAATATTCGAAGTCGCCCATGGAAAAACAGCCGACGGACTCACCAATACCTTTTCCCATGTGCAAGGCAGGGAAAACGTGAAAAACGTCGTCCTCGACATGAGTGATCCATTTAAAAAGTTTGCCAAACAAAACTTCCCTAACGCTCTGCTTGTCGCCGATCACTTCCACGTCGTTAGACTCCTGAATCCAGTGATCAACAAGGCTCGCACCGAAATCACTGGCGACAAGAGATCCAATCCCATCCGGCGATTGCTACTTTTTAACGGAAAACGACTCGAATACTTCGAACGAAAAGCCCTCTATCAATGGCTCGAACACTATCCAAAACTAAAGGAAATCTATCACTTCAAAGAAGCCTTGCACGCCCTGTACAGATGTCGCGGATATAACCGCGCCAAACGCTCTCTCACCAAGGTTCTTGACCAAATGGCACTGTCCCTTTTGCCAGAAATAAAAACCCTAAGGAAAACCCTCATGAAATGGAAAAATGAAATCCTCAACTACTTCACAACTCGCATCACCAACGGCAGAACCGAAGGCTTTAACAACCTCGCAAAACTGTTGCAGAAAAGAGCTTTCGGATTTAGAAGCTTTAAAAACTACAGACTTCGGTTGCTAAGTTTATGA
- the tnpB gene encoding IS66 family insertion sequence element accessory protein TnpB — translation MKSPSQFEGVFLHRDPVDLRRGIPGLSQIVESAQMGKLNGKNLFVFCGRRRHTIKILYFDRSGFCLWQKQLDVEKFPWPRKSLQEVVHISTEQLSWLLEGYDVWKMKPFSEINFERVC, via the coding sequence GTGAAATCTCCCAGTCAATTTGAGGGTGTTTTTCTGCATCGAGATCCTGTCGATTTGCGCCGTGGGATTCCGGGATTGAGTCAGATTGTGGAGAGTGCCCAGATGGGAAAGTTGAACGGGAAAAATCTTTTCGTGTTCTGTGGTCGACGACGGCACACGATCAAGATTCTGTATTTTGATCGAAGTGGGTTCTGTCTATGGCAAAAGCAATTGGATGTGGAAAAGTTCCCATGGCCGAGGAAATCTTTGCAGGAAGTAGTCCACATATCCACAGAGCAATTGAGCTGGCTTCTGGAAGGTTATGATGTTTGGAAAATGAAGCCATTTTCAGAAATAAATTTTGAAAGAGTCTGTTGA
- a CDS encoding transposase, translating to MQPRELFSKQEELSSENEGLRARARLDEEKIKFLQSEVTWLHEQIRSLKRAQFGRKSESWVSPEQRVLYNEVELEVSKGTPEEDEAQVEVTVPSHKRQRGHRRPIPENLEREVVKIELPENERFSEEGQPSQGDWLGVLGEAQV from the coding sequence ATGCAGCCGCGAGAGCTATTTTCAAAACAAGAAGAGTTGTCCTCAGAGAATGAAGGCCTGAGAGCGCGTGCTCGTCTTGATGAAGAGAAGATCAAGTTCCTGCAAAGTGAGGTCACTTGGTTGCATGAGCAGATCCGTTCTCTCAAACGAGCGCAGTTTGGTAGAAAGTCGGAGTCTTGGGTGTCGCCCGAACAGAGGGTTCTCTACAACGAAGTGGAACTTGAAGTCTCCAAAGGGACACCCGAAGAGGATGAGGCGCAGGTCGAGGTCACGGTTCCTTCGCATAAGAGGCAGCGGGGTCATCGTCGTCCAATCCCCGAGAACCTTGAGCGGGAAGTGGTGAAGATCGAGCTTCCAGAAAACGAGCGTTTTTCTGAAGAGGGGCAACCCTCTCAAGGTGATTGGCTGGGAGTTCTCGGAGAAGCTCAAGTATGA